A genomic segment from Methanoplanus limicola DSM 2279 encodes:
- a CDS encoding methyl-accepting chemotaxis protein, protein MQTKSDIEIQKDMLLNFVAGLADGKLTEKITDEYSGETKTVADEINRTIDIVHGILHETDRLTESAMAGELDVRGDSDRFPGEWGSIIEGINNSLDASTGPLLLAAEHIERISRGDIPKRITKEYNGDFNEIKNNLNLCIDSLNNCTSDIHIMIDAAYRGEIDTKVDSSRHNGVYAEMIEGFNESFAEMSRIMHISGAFIESISHGKEFPKIEKDTSGYYLIMRDNINHCIDTLERLTSETEALIDASVNGRLDVRGDTSGLEGNWHNILNGMNRTMDAIVEPFVLASEYIERISRGDIPEKIRAQYKGDYNELNNNLNLCIDALNHCISDIGIMNKAAFKGDLDRRIDTSEHMGKYGEMIDGFNQTFEEMARIIKVCINFMDNISHGAVPQKITKETWGYYLDVKNNVNRSVDVLEKLGSETETLIDAAVNGRLDVRANTSGLEGAWYTTLNGMNRTMDAVTEPFVLAAEYIERISRGDIPEKIRAQYKGDYNEINNNLNLCIDALNACIKDVGMMNEAAIKGDLDRRIDVSRHKGDFAKIGGGLNDTFGEMARIMKITGNFIEGVSYGKQLDKITAETSGYYLAMKNNINHSIDVLVNLVAEVNKLTEAATSGDLNVRSNISEFDGAWAVIVGGINDTIEAFAVPANEGIRVLDEYSNNNYTARFNERIRVAGRFENFRNSIDNVGIQFSTVVKDTNKVVLEVNANSNEVSKGTNEIMRASEGVATTSQETARQTKELLENIVEINRQIADLSASNEEIASTSQEILGSADNMVKIGMDAQKSGDESKVKMARVEEIGKKNVDEINALTEQIKEVSNVVKLINDITGQINLLALNAAIEAARAGEHGRGFAVVAGEVKNLAAEARAATDNIEKVVSTVQTGAGNTSKAINTANVEILDSVTSVNETLEGLYTIINSAKQVSSDIGEVTKAIEDQANIANNVVSAADKGTQMTKNVQVQAEELAALAEESSASIEEIGSAIHEVTDLTDRLKTDMEIFRV, encoded by the coding sequence ATGCAGACCAAATCAGATATTGAGATACAGAAGGATATGCTGCTAAATTTCGTTGCAGGCCTTGCAGACGGAAAATTAACAGAGAAGATAACAGATGAATATTCAGGCGAAACGAAAACAGTTGCCGATGAAATAAACAGGACAATAGATATTGTTCATGGAATTCTTCATGAGACGGACAGGCTGACAGAATCTGCAATGGCCGGAGAACTCGACGTAAGAGGAGATTCAGACAGATTTCCGGGGGAATGGGGAAGTATAATTGAAGGGATAAACAACTCCCTTGACGCTTCAACAGGACCGCTTCTCCTCGCTGCTGAGCATATTGAGAGAATCAGCAGGGGAGATATTCCTAAGAGGATTACAAAGGAATACAACGGGGATTTCAATGAGATTAAAAACAACCTGAATCTCTGCATAGATTCACTCAACAACTGCACATCCGACATCCATATAATGATAGATGCAGCCTACAGGGGAGAGATCGATACAAAAGTGGACTCTTCCAGGCATAACGGAGTCTATGCCGAGATGATAGAGGGCTTTAACGAGAGCTTTGCAGAGATGTCAAGGATCATGCACATCTCCGGGGCGTTCATTGAGAGCATAAGCCACGGAAAGGAATTCCCAAAGATTGAGAAGGATACAAGCGGTTATTACCTCATAATGAGGGATAATATTAATCACTGTATTGATACCCTTGAGAGGCTTACTTCTGAGACGGAGGCACTGATTGACGCCTCAGTAAACGGAAGGCTTGACGTAAGGGGAGATACATCCGGACTTGAAGGGAACTGGCACAATATCCTGAATGGCATGAACCGGACTATGGATGCAATCGTTGAACCGTTCGTTCTGGCGTCTGAATATATCGAGAGGATAAGCAGGGGAGATATTCCGGAGAAGATAAGGGCACAGTACAAAGGTGACTACAACGAGTTAAACAACAACTTAAACCTCTGCATTGATGCCTTAAACCACTGCATCTCCGACATAGGCATTATGAACAAAGCTGCATTCAAAGGTGACCTTGACAGGAGGATTGACACTTCTGAGCATATGGGCAAATACGGAGAGATGATCGACGGATTCAACCAGACCTTTGAGGAGATGGCAAGGATAATCAAAGTCTGCATTAATTTCATGGACAATATCAGCCACGGAGCTGTACCGCAGAAGATCACAAAGGAGACATGGGGATATTACCTTGATGTCAAAAACAATGTAAACCGGAGCGTTGATGTCCTTGAAAAACTGGGTTCTGAGACTGAAACACTCATAGATGCAGCTGTAAACGGAAGGCTTGACGTACGTGCCAATACTTCAGGACTTGAAGGTGCATGGTACACAACCTTAAACGGAATGAACAGGACTATGGACGCAGTCACTGAGCCGTTTGTACTGGCAGCAGAATATATTGAGAGAATAAGCAGGGGAGATATTCCGGAGAAGATAAGGGCACAGTACAAAGGTGACTACAACGAGATCAACAACAATTTAAATCTCTGTATTGATGCCTTAAATGCCTGCATAAAAGATGTCGGGATGATGAACGAGGCCGCCATAAAAGGTGACCTTGACAGAAGAATAGACGTATCAAGGCATAAAGGTGACTTTGCAAAGATTGGCGGCGGCTTAAACGATACATTCGGCGAGATGGCAAGGATTATGAAGATAACCGGAAATTTCATCGAAGGGGTATCATATGGGAAGCAGCTTGACAAAATAACGGCTGAAACATCCGGATATTATCTTGCAATGAAGAACAATATCAATCACAGTATTGATGTTCTGGTAAATCTTGTCGCCGAGGTAAATAAGCTGACAGAGGCCGCAACGTCCGGAGATCTTAATGTAAGAAGCAACATTTCAGAGTTTGACGGTGCATGGGCGGTAATTGTCGGCGGAATCAATGACACCATTGAAGCCTTTGCAGTGCCGGCAAATGAGGGTATAAGAGTCCTTGACGAGTACTCCAACAATAATTATACAGCACGCTTCAATGAAAGAATCAGAGTTGCCGGACGTTTTGAGAATTTCAGGAATTCAATAGATAATGTTGGAATTCAGTTCTCAACCGTTGTAAAGGATACAAACAAAGTCGTCCTTGAAGTCAATGCAAACTCAAACGAAGTCTCAAAGGGCACAAATGAGATTATGAGGGCTTCGGAAGGGGTTGCAACAACCAGCCAGGAGACTGCCCGGCAGACAAAAGAGCTTCTTGAAAATATTGTCGAGATAAACCGGCAGATTGCCGACCTTTCAGCATCAAACGAGGAGATTGCCAGCACATCACAGGAGATCCTCGGCAGTGCAGACAATATGGTAAAGATTGGCATGGATGCCCAGAAGTCAGGCGATGAATCCAAAGTCAAGATGGCAAGGGTTGAGGAGATTGGAAAGAAGAATGTTGACGAGATAAACGCACTCACCGAGCAGATCAAGGAGGTCAGCAATGTCGTTAAGCTGATAAACGACATTACAGGACAGATAAACCTCCTCGCACTCAATGCCGCCATTGAAGCCGCACGTGCAGGTGAGCACGGTCGCGGATTTGCTGTTGTCGCCGGAGAGGTCAAGAACCTCGCAGCAGAGGCAAGGGCTGCAACGGACAACATAGAAAAGGTTGTATCAACTGTGCAGACCGGAGCAGGGAATACGTCAAAGGCAATAAATACGGCAAATGTGGAGATACTTGACAGTGTAACGAGCGTGAACGAAACCCTTGAAGGTCTCTATACCATAATTAACAGTGCAAAGCAGGTAAGCTCAGACATCGGCGAGGTCACAAAGGCAATTGAGGACCAGGCAAATATCGCCAACAATGTCGTATCTGCGGCAGACAAGGGCACACAGATGACAAAGAACGTCCAGGTGCAGGCAGAGGAACTTGCTGCACTGGCGGAGGAATCGAGCGCATCAATAGAGGAGATCGGCAGTGCAATCCATGAAGTGACTGATCTCACAGACCGGCTTAAGACCGACATGGAGATATTCAGAGTATAG
- a CDS encoding chemotaxis protein CheW → MTITDVVQFQIGDTLYALDIHLAREIVEMMPITPVPRAPDYIAGIINLRGEITNILNLNTLLGLENELSRGEKKIIVLVPDAAGGSNVGIIVDNVHSVLQVSEDRIEKIDNSISSEAYVRGVIKTGNASDNDENLVIWIDIAKILEDTLVEQ, encoded by the coding sequence ATGACAATAACCGATGTCGTCCAGTTTCAGATTGGAGATACATTATACGCACTTGACATTCACCTCGCAAGGGAGATTGTAGAGATGATGCCGATAACACCTGTGCCAAGGGCACCGGATTACATCGCCGGTATAATAAACCTGAGAGGTGAGATTACAAATATCTTAAATCTCAACACTCTTCTCGGACTTGAAAATGAACTGAGCCGGGGTGAGAAGAAGATCATTGTCCTCGTCCCGGATGCAGCAGGAGGCTCAAATGTCGGAATAATTGTTGATAATGTACACAGTGTGCTTCAGGTCTCGGAAGACAGAATAGAGAAGATTGACAATTCAATATCCAGCGAGGCATATGTGAGAGGGGTAATCAAAACCGGAAATGCGTCAGATAATGATGAAAATCTTGTCATCTGGATTGACATCGCCAAAATTCTTGAAGATACATTAGTTGAGCAGTAA
- a CDS encoding methyl-accepting chemotaxis protein, with product MESKSESNIAAELELQNELLLNFVSQLSKGENIEKIKGDYSGKTKEIIDEINSCTDIVYGILHETERLTESSTAGELDVRGDADRFPGGWGSIITGMNNTLDAVIQPLNVAAEYVERISRGDIPEKITYNYNGDFNEIKNNLNLCIEGLGGLVEANKILQNIKLNDFTEKTKGSYAGIFKEVCDALNDVIDHNIYVQETVSQIAEGNLERLPAYKAIGKRCENDKLLPAYIAMMSNIQLLTDETQDLTDAAIMGKLDVRADSSKLKGEYKKLVEGVNNTLDAVVEPFVLAAEYIERISRGDIPEKITAQYKGDYNEINNNLNLCIDALDGCIKDVGMMNEAAVKGDLDRRIDVSRHKGDFAKIGGGLNDTFGEMARVLKICGDFIESVSYGRQLEKITADTSGYYLVIRDNINHSVDVTGNVISEINRLTDGAIAGQLEIRGNTSEFDGAWAGIIGGINDTIEAFAVPANEGIRVLDEYSNNNYTARFNERIRVAGRFENFRNSIDNVGIQFSTVVKDTNKVVLEVNANSNEVSKGTNEIMRASEGVATTSQETARQTKELLENIVEINRQIADLSASNEEIASTSQEILGSADNMVKIGMDAQKSGDESKVKMARVEEIGKKSVDEINALTEQIKEVSNVVKLINDITGQINLLALNAAIEAARAGEHGRGFAVVAGEVKNLAAEARAATDNIEKVVSTVQTGAGNTSKAINTANVEILDSVTSVNETLEGLYTIINSAKQVSSDIGEVTKAIEDQANIANNVVSAADKGTQMTKNVQVQAEELAALAEESSASIEEIGSAIHEVTDLTDRLKTDMEIFRV from the coding sequence ATGGAAAGTAAATCTGAATCAAACATAGCAGCAGAGCTGGAATTACAGAATGAACTGCTATTGAATTTTGTTTCACAACTCTCAAAGGGAGAAAATATTGAGAAGATTAAAGGGGATTATTCGGGGAAGACAAAAGAAATTATTGATGAAATTAACAGCTGCACAGATATAGTCTATGGTATACTTCATGAAACAGAAAGACTTACAGAATCTTCAACCGCCGGAGAACTTGACGTAAGAGGAGACGCAGACAGATTCCCAGGAGGATGGGGAAGCATAATAACAGGAATGAACAACACACTCGATGCAGTTATTCAGCCACTTAATGTAGCAGCAGAATACGTGGAGAGAATAAGCAGGGGAGATATTCCGGAGAAGATTACTTACAATTACAACGGGGACTTCAACGAGATAAAGAACAACCTCAACCTCTGTATTGAAGGGCTCGGAGGTCTTGTTGAAGCTAACAAAATATTGCAGAATATTAAATTAAATGACTTTACTGAGAAGACAAAAGGCAGTTATGCCGGCATATTTAAGGAAGTCTGTGATGCGTTAAATGATGTTATTGATCACAACATATACGTCCAGGAGACAGTCTCGCAGATTGCTGAAGGAAACCTTGAAAGGCTGCCCGCATACAAAGCCATAGGCAAACGCTGTGAAAATGACAAGCTCCTGCCCGCCTACATTGCAATGATGAGCAATATTCAGCTCCTCACTGACGAAACACAGGATTTAACAGATGCTGCCATTATGGGTAAACTTGATGTCCGTGCTGATTCCTCAAAGCTGAAAGGTGAATATAAAAAACTCGTTGAAGGTGTTAATAACACACTTGATGCAGTCGTTGAACCGTTCGTCCTGGCGGCGGAGTACATCGAGAGGATAAGCAGGGGAGATATTCCGGAGAAGATCACTGCACAGTACAAAGGCGACTACAATGAGATCAACAACAACCTCAACCTCTGTATTGATGCCCTTGATGGCTGCATAAAGGATGTCGGGATGATGAACGAGGCAGCAGTCAAAGGTGACCTTGACAGAAGAATAGACGTCTCAAGGCATAAAGGTGACTTTGCAAAGATTGGCGGAGGCTTAAACGATACATTCGGCGAGATGGCAAGGGTTCTGAAAATCTGCGGAGATTTTATCGAAAGTGTTTCCTATGGCAGACAACTTGAAAAGATAACCGCTGACACAAGTGGATATTATCTTGTAATAAGGGACAACATCAACCACAGTGTTGATGTCACAGGAAATGTTATCTCTGAAATAAACAGGCTGACAGATGGCGCAATAGCAGGACAGCTGGAGATCAGAGGGAATACCTCAGAGTTTGACGGTGCATGGGCCGGAATAATCGGCGGAATCAATGACACCATTGAAGCCTTTGCAGTGCCGGCAAATGAGGGTATAAGAGTCCTTGACGAGTACTCCAACAATAATTATACAGCACGCTTCAATGAAAGAATCAGAGTTGCCGGACGTTTTGAGAATTTCAGGAATTCAATAGATAATGTTGGAATTCAGTTCTCAACCGTTGTAAAGGATACAAACAAAGTCGTCCTTGAAGTCAATGCAAACTCAAACGAAGTCTCAAAGGGCACAAATGAGATTATGAGGGCTTCGGAAGGGGTTGCAACAACCAGCCAGGAGACTGCCCGGCAGACAAAAGAGCTTCTTGAAAATATTGTTGAGATAAACCGTCAGATTGCCGACCTTTCGGCATCCAACGAGGAGATTGCAAGCACATCACAGGAGATCCTCGGCAGTGCAGACAATATGGTAAAGATTGGCATGGATGCCCAGAAGTCAGGCGATGAATCCAAAGTCAAGATGGCAAGGGTTGAGGAGATTGGAAAGAAGAGTGTTGATGAGATAAACGCACTCACCGAGCAGATCAAGGAGGTCAGCAATGTCGTTAAGCTGATAAACGACATTACAGGACAGATAAACCTCCTCGCACTCAATGCCGCCATTGAAGCCGCACGTGCAGGTGAGCACGGTCGCGGATTTGCAGTAGTTGCCGGAGAGGTCAAGAACCTCGCAGCAGAGGCAAGGGCTGCAACGGACAACATAGAAAAGGTTGTATCAACTGTGCAGACCGGAGCAGGGAATACGTCAAAGGCAATTAATACGGCAAATGTGGAGATACTTGACAGTGTAACGAGTGTGAACGAAACCCTTGAAGGTCTCTATACTATTATTAACAGTGCAAAGCAGGTAAGCTCAGACATCGGCGAGGTCACAAAGGCAATTGAGGACCAGGCAAATATCGCCAACAATGTCGTATCTGCGGCAGACAAGGGCACACAGATGACAAAGAACGTCCAGGTGCAGGCAGAGGAACTTGCTGCACTGGCGGAGGAATCGAGTGCATCAATAGAGGAGATCGGCAGTGCAATCCATGAAGTGACTGATCTCACAGACCGGCTTAAGACCGACATGGAGATATTCAGAGTATAG
- a CDS encoding chemotaxis protein CheW, producing MTITDVVQFQIGDTLYALDIHLAREIVEMMPITPVPRAPDYIAGIINLRGEITNILNLNTLLGLENELSRGEKKIIVLVPDAAGGSNVGIIVDNVHSVLQVSEDRIEKIDNSISSEAYVRGVIKTGNASDNDENLVIWIDIAKILEDTLTEY from the coding sequence ATGACAATAACCGATGTCGTCCAGTTTCAGATTGGAGATACATTATACGCACTTGACATTCACCTCGCAAGGGAGATTGTCGAGATGATGCCAATAACACCTGTGCCAAGGGCACCGGATTACATCGCCGGTATAATAAACCTGAGAGGTGAGATTACAAATATCTTAAATCTCAACACCCTTTTAGGCCTTGAAAATGAACTGAGCCGGGGTGAGAAGAAGATCATTGTCCTCGTCCCGGATGCAGCAGGAGGCTCAAATGTCGGCATAATTGTGGATAATGTCCACAGTGTCCTTCAGGTCTCGGAAGACAGAATAGAGAAGATTGACAATTCAATATCCAGCGAGGCATATGTGAGAGGGGTAATCAAAACCGGAAATGCGTCAGATAATGATGAAAATCTTGTCATCTGGATTGACATCGCCAAAATTCTTGAAGATACATTAACGGAGTATTAA
- a CDS encoding CheR family methyltransferase has translation MAFTFFFRDAEVLSEIPGLIREFISGEEIISIWDAGCASGAEVYSLAMILRENLDDDTFDKIRITASDIDLSNKFRDIITSGIYQRNRLNSVSEARLAKFFTKLDEHTDECYRISEELREKVSYFRNDLTMLNPPEQGETYNFIICKHVLEHFPDDKKSEVVRMFHKSLKDEGYLLMEHSQKIPEELSDIFIKTDTENNIYRKAEE, from the coding sequence ATGGCTTTCACATTTTTTTTCAGGGATGCTGAAGTACTGAGTGAAATACCGGGACTTATCAGAGAATTTATCTCCGGAGAAGAGATTATTTCAATATGGGATGCAGGCTGTGCATCAGGAGCGGAAGTGTACAGCCTTGCGATGATCTTAAGGGAGAACCTTGATGATGACACATTTGATAAAATCCGGATAACAGCATCTGATATAGACTTAAGCAACAAATTCAGAGATATAATCACCAGCGGAATATATCAGAGAAACAGGCTGAACAGTGTCTCCGAAGCGAGACTTGCAAAATTCTTTACAAAACTTGACGAACATACGGACGAATGCTACAGGATATCAGAAGAACTGCGGGAGAAGGTGTCTTACTTCAGAAACGACCTGACCATGCTAAATCCTCCGGAGCAGGGAGAGACATACAACTTCATAATATGCAAACACGTCCTTGAACATTTTCCGGATGACAAAAAAAGTGAAGTCGTCCGGATGTTTCATAAATCACTTAAAGACGAGGGGTATCTCCTGATGGAGCATTCACAGAAAATTCCGGAAGAACTCTCAGACATATTCATAAAGACCGACACTGAAAATAATATCTACAGGAAAGCAGAAGAGTAA
- a CDS encoding CheR family methyltransferase: MVIGATYFHRDLHTMKKLLMPVREILESEGKVRIWSAGCSDGSEPFTIAILISEEFEGIIPDSVEILATDVDPDDAFEKFFETGIYKRERLTRIPDKIRKRYFHEDDKSSENLILNDSLRKKVKFMRHDLLSGISPGGVFDIIICKNVLLHFNDAEQSAITGLFYDTLNNGGYLVTEQTHRLSDKDQNSFARIFPDARIYQKIS, from the coding sequence GTGGTTATCGGGGCGACATACTTTCACAGGGACCTGCATACAATGAAAAAGCTTCTCATGCCCGTCCGTGAGATACTCGAATCTGAAGGTAAAGTCAGAATCTGGAGTGCCGGATGTTCAGACGGTTCAGAACCCTTCACAATCGCAATTTTAATATCTGAGGAATTTGAGGGTATTATCCCTGATTCAGTTGAGATTTTAGCCACCGATGTTGACCCTGATGATGCCTTTGAGAAATTTTTTGAGACAGGAATTTATAAAAGAGAACGCCTGACAAGAATCCCGGATAAAATCCGGAAAAGATACTTCCATGAGGATGATAAATCCTCTGAAAATCTCATTCTGAACGATTCACTGAGAAAAAAAGTAAAATTTATGAGGCATGACCTCCTCTCCGGAATATCTCCCGGAGGGGTTTTTGATATAATCATCTGCAAAAATGTCCTCCTGCATTTTAATGATGCTGAGCAGTCAGCGATAACAGGACTATTTTATGACACCCTGAATAATGGTGGTTATCTCGTAACTGAACAGACACACAGACTGTCAGATAAAGATCAGAACTCTTTTGCCAGAATATTTCCGGATGCGAGAATATACCAAAAAATTTCCTGA
- a CDS encoding methyl-accepting chemotaxis protein: METDMLKKAIEGALNGNMDEKIEISRVDPELKTLGEGINKLIEGRKEDAGRGDFLYQALMKTPVPMALTDSGLNIVDVNDKFTDLTGYSKERMQRLNVSDFHREFKLELIEGKSSKDALEMKSSVSGKFSMIFKGKEKIIEIQSIPLMDDDGRVTNINTVLIDITTLENERKNFEERGDYLYKTIMTAPIPILMIDQNLIVEDVNDDFVKLTGMRKENLTSVKVNELYDNFKITKIEGEGTKDAINQRRRTDGKFHMTFKGEERIINVSAIPVFDKNGEFKNVNTTWVDITDMENEKAWFESILDAIPFPVSVTDLNMNWTYLNPATAGMANVDKKDAVGTQCNRWNANICKTKDCGVECLRAGKEKTFFEQDGGNFMVDAAWVRDAAGEKVGHVEVIQDISATTKVGEYLKVEVAKVAADLECIAEGRPQDIKLQVGEADQYTKEVREQFLEINSSVRAVNDNLLALVTDIQGLVNAGEDGELKYRADSSKYKGAYTGLVEGMNNLLKAAAVPTDEALKVCASFADADFTARFSDELKVKGDFLRLKEALNDIGINVSENVRNSVDVTKQIAINSDEVGKGTDEVAKAAEAVANTSQKAADLTKDLLINIEDINRQIADLSASNEEIASTSQEVFNAANHVVEIGKEAQGLGNDANNKMGHVEKIAKESVDEINDLTEKVKEVSNVVKLINDITGQINLLALNAAIEAARAGEHGRGFAVVAGEVKNLAAEARAAADSIGNVVSMVQTSSEKTAGAINNANSEIVEGVESVTKALEALNTIIKNAGQVTDDIGEITKAIEDQANISNNVVKSVESGTVKTKEVQKEAEELAALAEEASASVEEIGSAIHEVNSLVKDLDTANARFKY, from the coding sequence ATGGAAACAGACATGCTAAAAAAAGCCATTGAGGGGGCACTTAATGGCAATATGGATGAAAAGATCGAGATCAGCAGGGTGGATCCCGAACTGAAAACTCTTGGAGAGGGTATAAATAAACTCATTGAAGGCAGAAAAGAGGATGCCGGCAGAGGAGACTTCCTGTACCAGGCCCTGATGAAAACTCCTGTGCCAATGGCCCTTACAGATTCCGGGCTCAATATTGTGGATGTAAACGATAAATTCACAGATTTAACAGGATATTCAAAAGAGAGAATGCAGAGGCTCAATGTCTCTGATTTCCACAGGGAATTTAAACTGGAACTAATCGAAGGTAAAAGTTCAAAAGATGCCCTTGAAATGAAAAGCAGTGTTTCAGGCAAATTCAGTATGATCTTTAAAGGCAAAGAGAAGATCATTGAAATTCAGAGCATACCTCTGATGGATGACGATGGAAGGGTTACCAATATCAACACTGTTTTAATTGACATAACTACTCTTGAAAACGAGAGAAAGAACTTCGAGGAAAGAGGCGATTATCTATATAAAACCATAATGACCGCTCCGATTCCCATTCTGATGATAGACCAAAATCTCATTGTAGAGGATGTAAATGATGATTTTGTAAAACTCACAGGAATGAGAAAAGAGAACCTCACCTCAGTGAAAGTAAACGAACTTTATGATAACTTCAAAATAACAAAAATTGAAGGTGAAGGTACAAAGGATGCAATAAATCAGAGGAGAAGGACTGACGGTAAGTTCCATATGACCTTCAAAGGCGAGGAGAGGATAATAAACGTATCGGCAATTCCTGTCTTTGACAAAAACGGTGAGTTTAAGAATGTCAATACAACCTGGGTCGATATCACTGACATGGAAAATGAGAAGGCCTGGTTTGAATCCATACTTGACGCAATACCGTTCCCGGTCTCAGTCACAGACCTGAATATGAACTGGACATACTTAAACCCTGCAACCGCCGGAATGGCAAATGTGGATAAAAAGGATGCTGTCGGAACACAGTGCAACCGGTGGAATGCAAACATCTGTAAAACAAAGGACTGTGGTGTGGAATGCCTCAGAGCCGGAAAAGAGAAGACATTCTTCGAGCAGGACGGCGGAAACTTCATGGTTGATGCCGCATGGGTCAGGGACGCAGCGGGAGAAAAAGTCGGCCATGTTGAGGTCATACAGGACATTTCAGCAACCACAAAAGTAGGGGAATACTTAAAAGTGGAAGTTGCAAAGGTTGCAGCAGACCTTGAATGTATCGCAGAAGGAAGGCCGCAGGACATTAAACTTCAGGTCGGAGAGGCCGATCAATACACAAAGGAAGTCAGGGAACAGTTCCTTGAGATCAATTCCTCTGTAAGAGCCGTAAACGATAACCTCCTTGCACTTGTTACAGACATCCAGGGGCTTGTAAATGCCGGAGAAGATGGTGAACTCAAATACAGGGCAGATTCATCAAAATACAAAGGTGCATACACAGGACTTGTTGAAGGTATGAACAACCTCCTGAAGGCAGCAGCGGTTCCGACAGATGAAGCATTAAAAGTCTGTGCAAGCTTTGCAGATGCGGACTTTACAGCAAGATTCTCTGATGAACTGAAGGTTAAAGGGGACTTCTTAAGGCTTAAAGAGGCACTCAATGACATCGGAATAAACGTATCAGAGAATGTCAGAAATTCAGTTGATGTCACAAAACAGATAGCAATTAACTCCGATGAGGTCGGAAAAGGAACGGATGAAGTGGCAAAGGCCGCAGAAGCGGTTGCGAACACAAGCCAGAAGGCAGCCGACCTGACAAAAGACCTGCTGATTAATATTGAGGATATAAACCGGCAGATTGCCGATCTTTCGGCATCAAACGAGGAGATTGCAAGTACCTCACAGGAGGTATTCAATGCGGCAAACCACGTTGTGGAGATAGGAAAAGAGGCACAGGGACTTGGCAATGATGCAAACAACAAAATGGGCCATGTCGAAAAAATTGCAAAAGAGAGTGTTGATGAGATAAACGACCTGACCGAGAAGGTAAAGGAGGTCAGCAATGTCGTTAAGCTCATAAATGACATCACAGGCCAGATTAACCTCCTTGCACTCAATGCAGCAATTGAAGCTGCACGTGCCGGAGAGCACGGTCGCGGATTTGCAGTAGTTGCCGGAGAGGTCAAGAACCTTGCAGCAGAAGCAAGAGCGGCAGCAGATTCAATCGGAAATGTCGTCTCAATGGTTCAGACAAGCAGTGAAAAGACTGCCGGAGCGATAAACAATGCAAACTCTGAGATCGTTGAAGGTGTAGAGAGTGTAACAAAAGCACTTGAGGCACTCAATACCATCATTAAGAATGCCGGACAGGTTACAGATGACATAGGTGAGATAACAAAAGCCATAGAGGATCAGGCAAATATCTCAAATAATGTTGTAAAATCGGTTGAGAGCGGAACAGTGAAAACAAAGGAAGTCCAGAAAGAGGCCGAAGAACTTGCAGCCCTTGCGGAAGAGGCAAGTGCATCTGTTGAGGAGATTGGCAGTGCAATTCATGAGGTTAATTCACTTGTTAAAGACCTCGATACAGCCAATGCCAGATTTAAGTACTGA
- a CDS encoding chemotaxis protein CheW, whose translation MAEMRDVVQFEIGGVQYALDIHISREIVEMMPITPVPRAPAHIAGIINLRGEITNILNLNYLMGLPHGEEAENQKIIVLVPDAANGSNVGLIVDDVQSVLQVSEDDIDQMDETMSREAYVKGIIKMGKDENENKDLVIWIDIAKILSDTLTESEV comes from the coding sequence ATGGCTGAAATGAGAGATGTAGTCCAGTTTGAGATCGGAGGAGTGCAGTATGCACTTGACATCCACATCTCACGCGAAATTGTTGAGATGATGCCGATAACTCCGGTTCCAAGAGCACCTGCACATATTGCAGGCATAATAAATCTGAGGGGTGAGATAACCAATATCTTAAACCTCAATTATCTGATGGGCCTTCCGCACGGAGAAGAGGCAGAAAACCAAAAGATCATCGTACTCGTCCCTGATGCAGCAAACGGCTCAAATGTCGGCCTGATTGTTGATGATGTCCAGAGCGTCCTTCAGGTATCCGAGGACGACATAGACCAGATGGATGAGACGATGTCAAGAGAGGCCTATGTAAAGGGCATTATCAAGATGGGAAAGGATGAGAATGAAAACAAGGACCTTGTAATCTGGATAGACATTGCAAAGATATTATCAGATACACTGACCG